The nucleotide sequence TTTGAAGCGGTCATTCCGCAGACCTTCAAAAGCGGGAATACGATTGCGGACTGCAAAGTGTTCGTGAAATGATTCTTTTCGCCAGTTGTCAGGTGTCTTTCCCGCTACGATCGGCTGCAGGCTCTTTCCCTGGTAACGCTCAGGAACTTTTACTCCCGCCCAGTCAAGAAAAGTCGCAGGCAGATCCAGGTTTAACGCGGGGGCGCTGGCAACCTGACCACGCTGAGCTGCGGCAACGCGGGGATCGACGACAATCAATGGAACATTCAACGCCTCTTCATAATGCGACCATTTCCCGGCAAAGCCACGATTCCCCATGTAATAGCCGTTGTCTGCTGAATAGACGATAATCGTGTTCTTATCCAGGCCTGCTTCTTTCAAAGCTGCCAGGAATCGACCGATGGCTCCGTCGATGCCACTCACCATTCGGTAGTAGGCCCGCATATTGGTCTGGTATTTCTCGTCCGTATTCCACCGCCAGAAATAACGTTCCCGATTAATCGTTGTCTTGAGAAAATCAGGTTGCCCGTCAAAGATCTCTGGTGCATTCAAGCGGGGCGGCGCAATCGTCACGTCTTCATACATTCCATCTACGGCACGTGGCCAGGGAAAATGGCCAATCCCCGGGCGACGATCACTGTCTTCCGCGTGACAGGCATTAAACCACAGATTCAAAGCAAACGGTTTGCCCTTTGGTTGTGTTTTCAGAAATTCGATGCCCCGGTCTACGATCAGCTCGGTCTCATGACGCAGACTGCCATCCGGCTGTTTTTTGTAATACGGATTTCTGCTGATCGCTTCGAATTCATCAAAGTGCTTTTCTCTCTGAAACTCCTTCGGCATCTTCGCATGCCATTTTCCATAGAAACCGACACGATATCCGTTTTCCCGCAACAGATCTGTATACAGGGTTTCGACAGCATCGGGACGAGTCATCTCTGGATTAGCGGGCGTACCATAACTGCGCCCCGTTAAGCCGGTCAGAATTGTGGTGCGGCTCACCCAGCAGATCGCCTGACTGACGCAGGCATTCGAAAACCGGGTTCCCCGGACGGCCAGCTCATCAATATTAGGAGTTTTGACAACCTGATTGCCGTAACAGCCTAAAGTGCTGGTTGTCTGATCGTCGGCGAAGAAAAAGACGATATTCGGTTTATCGTCTGCATACAGAGAACCGAATGAAACAAAGAACAGTACAGTCAGATGCAGGATTAATTTCATGGCTGTAGATTCGCTGAATTGAGTTTTGAAACTTCCGGCTCTTCCGTTCATGCCGGTAATTGGATGCAAACCGCTGTTTCCTGATGCGGATGCCTGCATAACACTGTAACTGACCGGAAAGGCAAAGGCGACTCTACTCTCTGAAAATTCAGGCCTCGCCGAATCAAAGACTTGTAACCGGGGGGAACAGATCATTAGAATAGTAAGTCTACTTTATTAAACCTGCCACGACTTTCGCGCAGGTTCATGTACCGTTATTACGACATCAGTTGCTGAGACGGACATGAATCGCAAACGAAACATTCACTGTGCTCACAGATGGAAAGCCTGCCTGCAATATGACTGATCAGGGATATCGCACCTTTCTGACGACGATTCTGATAACCCTGCTGCTGATCTCTTCGCGCACTTCTGCCGCTGATAAAATAATTGATTTCCAGCGGGACATCGCCCCTATTTTGCAAAAGCACTGCCTGGGCTGTCATCAGGACCGTGTTCGCCAGGGGGGACTTGCGTTGCACTCCGCAGTGGAGATCTACAAAGGAGGCGAAAGCGGAGAGATTATTGACCCCGGTGACCCCGATTCCAGTTACCTGATGGACCTGATCACTCCACATGACGGAGCCGCAGAGATGCCCCAGGACGCTGCACCTCTGACAGAAGACGAAGTACAGGCATTTCGACTCTGGATCAAACAGGGTGCTCACTGGCCGGATCACCTGGTACTGGAGCCTCCCGTATTATGGTCTCTGAAATCTCTGCAGCGTCCGCAAGTCCCTGCCATCTCACAACCATCTTCAGAGTTCCCGATTCGCAATCCAATCGATGCGTTCGTCGCTGCCCGACATCAGTCTGCCAAAGTTCAACCCGCACCACAGGCATCGAAACGAACACTCATTCGCCGTCTCTATCTCGATCTCACCGGTTTACTGCCGACTCCAGAAGAAGTCGCTGTATTTGTTGCAGACGAAGATCCTGCCGCCTACGAAAAGCTGGTTGACACGTTGCTGGCATCTCCTCATTTTGGTGAGCGCTGGGGTCGTTTCTGGCTGGACCTGGCCCGCTATGCAGACAGTGACGGGTATCTCGGAGACAGTATCCGACCCCATGCCTGGGTCTATCGTGAGTGGGTTATCCAGGCCATCAATGAAGACATGCCCTTCGATCAGTTTTCCATCGAACAGCTGGCAGGAGATCTGCTGGAAAAACCAACAGACACCCAACTCATCGCCACCGGCTTTCATCGCAACACATTGAGCAATACGGAAGCGGGCGTCGATCTCGAATTATATCGCACGAAAGAACTCGTCGACCGCGTGAATACCACTGGCATGATCTGGCTCGGATTTACGCTGGGATGTGC is from Gimesia maris and encodes:
- a CDS encoding sulfatase-like hydrolase/transferase is translated as MQASASGNSGLHPITGMNGRAGSFKTQFSESTAMKLILHLTVLFFVSFGSLYADDKPNIVFFFADDQTTSTLGCYGNQVVKTPNIDELAVRGTRFSNACVSQAICWVSRTTILTGLTGRSYGTPANPEMTRPDAVETLYTDLLRENGYRVGFYGKWHAKMPKEFQREKHFDEFEAISRNPYYKKQPDGSLRHETELIVDRGIEFLKTQPKGKPFALNLWFNACHAEDSDRRPGIGHFPWPRAVDGMYEDVTIAPPRLNAPEIFDGQPDFLKTTINRERYFWRWNTDEKYQTNMRAYYRMVSGIDGAIGRFLAALKEAGLDKNTIIVYSADNGYYMGNRGFAGKWSHYEEALNVPLIVVDPRVAAAQRGQVASAPALNLDLPATFLDWAGVKVPERYQGKSLQPIVAGKTPDNWRKESFHEHFAVRNRIPAFEGLRNDRFKYVRYFDHGGHEFLHDLKQDPDELVNLAGHPQFQDTLKEMRERTTSRVNELGGPLDPLKGKFTDSTVPHPAASAAVGARPDSEGFVSVFDGKSLRHWSGDPQYWSVEEGALTGKTDGTLKMNRFITWKDSTIRNFDLRVKVKVTAGGNSGLQYRGTSRPDLGLDIVTGYQCDVVANNPNYNGMLYEEKGRRILSHTGEKVIIDPEGQPWVVGKIAVKPFAPDQWQEFRVLVAGNHHQHWIDDHKTADLIDLDEKGRALEGVLAVQVHVGPQMKIQYKDFKIKHLPDDLPLHTAKENPIPADAYGVRPQGRLPRGWTPPVYGKR